The following proteins come from a genomic window of Ailuropoda melanoleuca isolate Jingjing chromosome 2, ASM200744v2, whole genome shotgun sequence:
- the E2F2 gene encoding transcription factor E2F2 isoform X1 produces MLRGPRALAPAAGPPSKGLPAMSPTELWPPGLSSPQLCPATTTYYTSLYPQTVPPTAAPGTCLDATPHGPEGQAVRCVPAGRLPAKRKLDLEGIGRPAVPEFRTPKGKCIRVDGLPSPRTPKSPGEKTRYDTSLGLLTKKFIYLLSESKDGVLDLNWAAEVLDVQKRRIYDITNVLEGIQLIRKKAKNNIQWVGRGMFEDPTRPGKQQQLGQELKELMSTEQALDQLIQSCSLTFKHLTEDKANKRLAYVTYQDIRAVGNFKEQTVIAVKAPPQTRLEVPDRSEENLQIYLKSTQGPIEVYLCPEEVRDPDSPAQEPLPPSSPLGPSPDSTQPSSSTDPGMTEPTASPAPALTPQQVPQPPAPPPPPLVPLEATDSMLELPHPLLQQTEDQFLSPSLPCSSPLISFSPPLDQDDYLWGLDGGEGISDLFDSYDLGDLLIN; encoded by the exons ATGCTGCGAGGGCCCCGGGCCCTGGCTCCAGCTGCCGGGCCGCCCTCGAAGGGACTGCCCGCGATGAGCCCTACCGAGCTGTGGCCACCCGGCCTCAgcagcccccagctctgcccgGCCACCACCACCTACTACACCTCGCTGTACCCGCAGACTGTGCCTCCCACTGCGGCGCCCGGCACCTGCCTCGACGCCACCCCCCACGGACCGGAGGGCCAAGCTGTGCGATGCGTGCCGGCTGGCCGGCTGCCG GCCAAAAGGAAGCTGGACCTGGAGGGGATCGGGAGGCCCGCAGTCCCTGAATTCCGGACTCCCAAGGGGAAGTGCATTAGAGTGGacggcctccccagccccagaa CCCCCAAGTCCCCCGGAGAGAAGACTCGGTATGACACTTCGCTGGGGCTGCTCACCAAGAAGTTCATTTACCTCTTGAGCGAATCCAAGGATGGGGTCCTGGACCTGAACTGGGCCGCCGAGGTGCTGGACGTGCAGAAACGCCGTATCTATGACATCACCAACGTGCTGGAGGGTATCCAGCTCATCCGTAAGAAGGCCAAGAACAACATCCAGTGGGT AGGCAGGGGAATGTTTGAAGACCCCACCCGGcctgggaagcagcagcagctggggcaggagctgaaGGAGCTGATGAGCACGGAGCAGGCCTTGGACCAGCTCATCCAGAGCTGCTCTCTGACCTTCAAGCACCTGACTGAGGACAAGGCCAACAAGAG ACTGGCCTATGTGACTTACCAGGACATCCGTGCCGTTGGCAACTTTAAGGAGCAGACGGTGATCGCGGTCAAGGCCCCTCCCCAGACAAGACTGGAGGTGCCCGACAGGAGTGAG gagAACCTGCAGATATATTTGAAGAGCACGCAGGGGCCCATCGAAGTCTACCTGTGCCCAGAGGAAGTGCGGGACCCAGACAGCcctgcccaggagcccctccccccctcctccccccttggCCCCAGCCCTGACTCCACCCAGCCCAGCAGCAGCACTGACCCTGGGATGACAGAACCCACGGCATCCCCAG CTCCAGCGCTGACTCCCCAGCAGGTCCCGCAGCCGcccgcgcccccgcccccaccgctgGTCCCCCTGGAGGCCACGGACAGCATGCTGGAACTGCCGCACCCACTTCTACAGCAGACTGAGGACCAGTTCCTGTCCCCGAGCCTGCCGTGCAGCTCACCCCTGATCAGCTTCTCCCCGCCCCTGGACCAGGACGACTACCTGTGGGGCTTGGACGGGGGTGAGGGCATCAGTGACCTCTTCGACTCCTACGACCTCGGGGACCTGCTGATTAATTGA
- the E2F2 gene encoding transcription factor E2F2 isoform X2, whose amino-acid sequence MLRGPRALAPAAGPPSKGLPAMSPTELWPPGLSSPQLCPATTTYYTSLYPQTVPPTAAPGTCLDATPHGPEGQAVRCVPAGRLPAKRKLDLEGIGRPAVPEFRTPKGKCIRVDGLPSPRTPKSPGEKTRYDTSLGLLTKKFIYLLSESKDGVLDLNWAAEVLDVQKRRIYDITNVLEGIQLIRKKAKNNIQGRGMFEDPTRPGKQQQLGQELKELMSTEQALDQLIQSCSLTFKHLTEDKANKRLAYVTYQDIRAVGNFKEQTVIAVKAPPQTRLEVPDRSEENLQIYLKSTQGPIEVYLCPEEVRDPDSPAQEPLPPSSPLGPSPDSTQPSSSTDPGMTEPTASPAPALTPQQVPQPPAPPPPPLVPLEATDSMLELPHPLLQQTEDQFLSPSLPCSSPLISFSPPLDQDDYLWGLDGGEGISDLFDSYDLGDLLIN is encoded by the exons ATGCTGCGAGGGCCCCGGGCCCTGGCTCCAGCTGCCGGGCCGCCCTCGAAGGGACTGCCCGCGATGAGCCCTACCGAGCTGTGGCCACCCGGCCTCAgcagcccccagctctgcccgGCCACCACCACCTACTACACCTCGCTGTACCCGCAGACTGTGCCTCCCACTGCGGCGCCCGGCACCTGCCTCGACGCCACCCCCCACGGACCGGAGGGCCAAGCTGTGCGATGCGTGCCGGCTGGCCGGCTGCCG GCCAAAAGGAAGCTGGACCTGGAGGGGATCGGGAGGCCCGCAGTCCCTGAATTCCGGACTCCCAAGGGGAAGTGCATTAGAGTGGacggcctccccagccccagaa CCCCCAAGTCCCCCGGAGAGAAGACTCGGTATGACACTTCGCTGGGGCTGCTCACCAAGAAGTTCATTTACCTCTTGAGCGAATCCAAGGATGGGGTCCTGGACCTGAACTGGGCCGCCGAGGTGCTGGACGTGCAGAAACGCCGTATCTATGACATCACCAACGTGCTGGAGGGTATCCAGCTCATCCGTAAGAAGGCCAAGAACAACATCCA AGGCAGGGGAATGTTTGAAGACCCCACCCGGcctgggaagcagcagcagctggggcaggagctgaaGGAGCTGATGAGCACGGAGCAGGCCTTGGACCAGCTCATCCAGAGCTGCTCTCTGACCTTCAAGCACCTGACTGAGGACAAGGCCAACAAGAG ACTGGCCTATGTGACTTACCAGGACATCCGTGCCGTTGGCAACTTTAAGGAGCAGACGGTGATCGCGGTCAAGGCCCCTCCCCAGACAAGACTGGAGGTGCCCGACAGGAGTGAG gagAACCTGCAGATATATTTGAAGAGCACGCAGGGGCCCATCGAAGTCTACCTGTGCCCAGAGGAAGTGCGGGACCCAGACAGCcctgcccaggagcccctccccccctcctccccccttggCCCCAGCCCTGACTCCACCCAGCCCAGCAGCAGCACTGACCCTGGGATGACAGAACCCACGGCATCCCCAG CTCCAGCGCTGACTCCCCAGCAGGTCCCGCAGCCGcccgcgcccccgcccccaccgctgGTCCCCCTGGAGGCCACGGACAGCATGCTGGAACTGCCGCACCCACTTCTACAGCAGACTGAGGACCAGTTCCTGTCCCCGAGCCTGCCGTGCAGCTCACCCCTGATCAGCTTCTCCCCGCCCCTGGACCAGGACGACTACCTGTGGGGCTTGGACGGGGGTGAGGGCATCAGTGACCTCTTCGACTCCTACGACCTCGGGGACCTGCTGATTAATTGA